Proteins co-encoded in one Malus sylvestris chromosome 9, drMalSylv7.2, whole genome shotgun sequence genomic window:
- the LOC126634589 gene encoding G-type lectin S-receptor-like serine/threonine-protein kinase At4g27290, translating into MGWLLLCAFMFLLSVCTSLDNLVPGESISTDQTLISSSGTFALGFFSPGNSKKFFLGIWYNTIPKTPKVWVANREIPLDSPGVLTLSGDGNLVVLDGMTKNLVIWSSNASVPASAMNATTAVLMDSGNLQLKLEEDILWQSFDHPSDTLLPSVKLSLNKITGQQARLTSWAALDDPQHGMFSLGIDPKVQRQLITWKANATYWRSAVYFDKESKTFFRNQSGGFFYVAYSFDANESYFTFGVSDSSVKLRAVLSPTGQFNLLLWTERSKTWFEAWGEPINKCDYYARCGPYGACDKNGDPLSSQCKCLKGFRTEFQKQWATGDWPGGCVREKALTCDKGEGFSKFEKMKLPDHAIILGNMRTSECEFECLRNCSCTAYAYSNATEEGTIKCLTWFGDLTDLVENHGLGQTMYIRVHRSDQGGKGHVHKLSLVITLVSATAGLLTILFGYLLWKKTLRNEGRGSTGGSKSEAISNVSVGGGKNETELPLFSLRSIVASTNNFSEANKLGEGGFGPVYKGILTENEEVAIKRLSRKSGQGHQEFMNELKLIAKLQHTNLVRLLGCCIEEEEMILIYEFMPNRSLDKFLFDSSENRKLDWGTRFRIIEGVAQGVLYIHKYSRLKIIHRDLKASNVLLDGTMNPKISDFGMAKIFGMDQTEANTNRVVGTYGYMSPEYALYGHFSEKLDVFSFGVLLLEIVSGKRNSAFHRLEQLLSLAGWAWELWKEGRGMEVIDESVRETCRLDEALKCIHVGILCVQEAPADRPTMSSVVFMLNNEATSLPPIKEPAFSMPRKSSHVGSSSFSQNSTTFSNNAVTISMPEAR; encoded by the exons ATGGGGTGGCTTCTTCTTTGTGCTTTTATGTTTCTCCTATCTGTTTGTACAAGCCTTGACAATTTAGTACCGGGAGAATCTATCAGCACGGACCAGACCTTGATTTCTTCCAGTGGAACATTTGCATTAGGCTTCTTCAGTCCCGGAAATTCGAAGAAATTCTTCCTTGGTATATGGTACAACACAATCCCAAAGACCCCGAAAGTATGGGTTGCCAACAGAGAAATCCCACTTGATTCTCCAGGTGTATTAACGCTTAGCGGTGATGGAAATCTTGTGGTGTTAGATGGGATGACTAAAAACCTAGTTATCTGGTCGTCTAATGCATCGGTACCAGCTTCTGCAATGAATGCCACAACTGCTGTACTGATGGATAGTGGAAACCTTCAACTAaaacttgaagaagacattTTGTGGCAGAGCTTCGATCATCCCTCTGACACATTGTTGCCTAGCGTGAAGCTTAGCCTGAACAAGATAACAGGTCAACAAGCGCGTCTGACATCATGGGCAGCACTTGATGATCCACAACACGGAATGTTCAGCTTAGGCATTGATCCCAAAGTTCAGAGGCAACTAATTACCTGGAAGGCAAATGCTACATATTGGAGAAGTGCTGTATACTTCGACAAGGAGTCAAAAACATTCTTTAGAAATCAAAGCGGAGGCTTCTTTTACGTTGCTTACAGTTTTGATGCTAATGAGAGTTATTTTACTTTTGGTGTGTCGGATAGTTCAGTAAAACTGAGGGCTGTTTTGAGTCCAACTGGGCAGTTCAACCTACTGTTGTGGACagagagaagtaagacatggttTGAAGCATGGGGAGAGCCTATCAATAAATGTGACTATTATGCTAGATGTGGTCCATATGGTGCCTGTGATAAAAATGGTGATCCCCTTTCCTCACAATGCAAGTGTTTGAAAGGTTTTAGGACCGAATTTCAGAAACAATGGGCTACAGGGGACTGGCCTGGTGGTTGTGTTCGGGAAAAGGCATTGACATGTGATAAAGGGGAAGGGTTTTCGAAGTTTGAGAAGATGAAACTGCCAGATCATGCTAttattttaggaaatatgagaaCGAGTGAGTGTGAATTTGAATGCCTTCGGAACTGCTCTTGCACAGCTTATGCCTATTCAAATGCGACAGAAGAAGGTACTATAAAATGCTTGACATGGTTTGGTGACTTGACGGATCTTGTAGAGAATCATGGGCTTGGGCAAACCATGTATATTCGTGTTCACCGCTCTGATCAAG GTGGTAAGGGTCATGTTCATAAGCTGTCCCTTGTAATAACACTAGTCTCAGCAACAGCAGGATTGCTTACAATATTATTTGGCTATTTATTGTGGAAGAAAACTTTGAGAAATGAAGGCAGAG GGAGCACAGGAGGAAGTAAAAGTGAGGCTATAAGCAATGTTAGCGTTGGAGGAGGAAAGAATGAAACCGAACTACCACTCTTCAGTTTAAGGAGTATAGTAGCGTCTACAAACAACTTCTCTGAAGCTAATAAACTTGGAGAGGGAGGGTTTGGCCCTGTTTATAAG GGGATTTTGACTGAAAATGAAGAAGTAGCGATAAAAAGGCTGTCAAGGAAGTCAGGGCAAGGACATCAGGAGTTCATGAATGAGTTAAAGCTTATAGCGAAGCTCCAACATACCAATCTCGTTAGGCTCTTGGGTTGCTgcattgaagaggaggaaatgATATTGATCTACGAGTTCATGCCCAATAGAAGTTTGGACAAATTCTTGTTTG ATTCATCCGAAAATAGAAAACTGGATTGGGGTACACGCTTTCGAATTATAGAAGGTGTTGCTCAAGGAGTACTTTATATCCACAAGTACTCCAGGTTGAAAATCATTCACAGGGACCTAAAAGCAAGCAATGTTCTGTTGGATGGAACAATGAACCCCAAAATTTCAGACTTCGGGATGGCAAAAATTTTCGGGATGGATCAAACTGAGGCAAATACAAACAGGGTTGTTGGAACATA CGGCTACATGTCACCTGAGTATGCACTTTACGGCCATTTTTCAGAGAAACTGGATGTGTTTAGCTTTGGAGTGTTGCTCTTAGAGATTGTAAGTGGAAAGAGGAATTCTGCTTTTCATCGTCTTGAACAGCTGCTTAGTCTTGCTGGATGG GCATGGGAGTTATGGAAAGAAGGTAGAGGAATGGAGGTGATTGATGAGTCAGTAAGGGAAACATGCCGTCTGGATGAAGCTCTGAAGTGTATCCATGTAGGGATTTTGTGTGTCCAAGAAGCTCCAGCTGATCGACCAACAATGTCTTCTGTAGTTTTTATGCTGAACAATGAAGCTACATCACTTCCACCCATCAAAGAACCTGCTTTTTCAATGCCGAGGAAGTCCAGTCATGTtggctcttcttctttttctcaaaATTCGACAACTTTTTCCAATAATGCAGTCACCATTAGTATGCCAGAAGCTCGATAA